ACGAGACCGTCCGCAAGATCTCCTTCACCGGCTCCACCCGCGTCGGATCGCTGCTGATGCGCGGGGCCGCCGACGGCATCAAGCGGCTGAGCCTGGAGCTGGGCGGCAATGCGCCCTTCATCGTCTTCGACGACGCCGATCTCGATCAGGCGGTGGAAGGCGTCCTCCTGTCCAAGTTCCGCAACGGCGGCCAGACCTGCGTCTGCGCCAACCGCATCCTGGTGCAGGCGGGCGTCTATGAGGCGTTCCGCGACCGGCTGGTCGCCCGCGTCAACGCCATGCGGGTGGGATCGGGGCTGGAGCCGGGGGTCGCCATCGGCCCGATGATCAATGAAGCCGCCATCGCGAAGATCGAGCGCCATGTCGCCGACGCGCTCGCCAAGGGGGCGACCGTCGCGTCTTCCGCCATGGCGGCGCCGGGTCCGCAATTCGTCGCCCCGGTGGTGCTGACCGGCGCCACCACCGACATGCTGCTGGCCAGCGAGGAAACCTTCGGCCCGGTAGCGCCGCTGTTCCGCTTCGAGACGGAGGAGGAGGCCATCGCGCTGGCCAACGCCACGCCGTTCGGGCTGGCGGCCTACTTCTACACGCAGAACCTCGCACGGTCCTGGCGGGTCGGCGAAGCGTTGGAGGCCGGCATGGTCGGGCTGAACACCGGCCTGATCTCCACCGAGGTGGCTCCTTTCGGCGGCGTGAAGCAGTCCGGCCTGGGCCGCGAAGGCGCGCAGGTGGGGATCGAGGAGTATCTGGAGATGAAGACCTTCCACATCGGCGGGTTGGGCTGACGCGCAGGAACAGCAAAAAGCCCGGCGGGAGCCCTTCGCTCCCGCCGGGCTTTTTGTTTCCCGACCGTCACTGGATCCGGTCGAGCGCCTTGTAGTACAGCCCGACCAGCGGCAGGAACCAGGGCTTGCCGAAATGGCCGGGCACGGCCGGCCAGGACAGCCCCTTCAGCGGGTTCCGGTCCTCCCGCCCCAGGATCGTGTCGGCCATGGTCATGCCCAGATGGGTGGACAGCTGCGCCCCGTGGCCGGAATAGCCCATGGCGTACCACAGGCCGTCCTGATAGCCGGCGCGCGGATAACGGTCGCTGGTCATGTCCACCAGACCGCCCCAGCAGTAATCGATGTCGATGCTGGCGATCTGCGGGAAGATCTTCGCCAGGCTCGCCCGCAGGATTTCCCCGCTCTTGGCATCGGACCGCTGGTCCGAGGTGGCCGAAAAACGCGCCCGGCCGCCGAAGATCAGCCGCCGGTCGGGCGCCAGGCGGAAGTAGTTGCCGATGTTCATCGACGTGACGTAGGTGCGGTTGCCCGGCACCACCGACTGGATCTCTCTGTCGCTCAGCGGACGGGTGGCGATGATGAAGCTGCCGACCGAGATGATGCGGCGGCGGAAATGGCTGAAGTTCGGCGTGGTGTAGGCGCCGGTGGCGACCAGCACCTCCTTGGCGGTGAGCGTTCCGCGCGGGGTGGACAGCGTGTGGCGGTCGCCCGAGCGGGTGACGGCGCCGACCGGCGCGTTTTCGACCAGCACTGCCCCATGGCGCACGGCCGCCTCCGCCAGCCCGGTGACGAAGCGGCCCATATGCATCATGGCGCTCTTGCGCGACAGCATCGCGCCATGGAACGGCGAGCCGACCTCCCCCTTCAGCTCCTCGGCGGTCAGCAGTGCCGTGTCGGGATCGACCTCGCGGTGAACCGCCTCGAAGTTGCGGGCGATGGCGTCGAAATGCGCGGGCTTGGAGGCCATTTTCAGCTTGCCGGCGCGGCGGAAATCGCAGGCGATTCCCTCTTCGGCGATCAGCGCCTCCAGCGTGTCGATGGACTGGTCGAAGGCGCGATAGAGGGCGACGGCGCGCTCCGTCCCCAAGGCGGTCTTGGCGGCGATGAAGCTGTGGGCCAGACCGTTGTTGAGGTGCCCGCCGTTGCGCCCCGACGCGCCGCCGCCGATGCGGCCGGCCTCCAGCACGATCACCCGCGCCCCGGCCTTGGCAAGCTGGCGGGCGGCACCCAGGCCGGTGAACCCGCCTCCGACGATGGCGACATCGTAATGGCCCTGGACGGCCTCTGCGACCCCCTCGCCCCCACCCGTGAAGGCGGGTGCGGTGTCGTGCCAGTAGGAGACGAACTTCATGACCTGGGTCCTTCCTATTGCAGCCTGAACCGTGAAATCCGCCCCTTACAACCCGACTACGCCGGGCAGGCCGGAGATGTCGCGGATCTCGGTATAGCCGTAATAGGGGTTGGCCGGTTCGTGGCCGCGGTTGACCCACACCTTGTTGCGGATCCCGAGATCATGCGCCGACATCAGATCGTAGCGGAAGGAGGAGGAGCAGTGGAGGATGTCCTCCGGCCCGCAGCCGAGCATGTCGAACATGTATTCGAAGGCCTTGAAGCGCGGCTTGTAGGCCTGCGCCTGTTCGGCGGTGTAGACGGCATGGAAGGGCGCGCCCAGCTTTGCCACGTTCGACGGGATCTGGTCGTTCATGGCGTTGGACAGGATGACCAGCGGGATTTCCTTGGCGACCTTCGCCAGCCCGGCCGGCACATCGGCGTGCGGACCCCAGGTGGGAACCCGTTCATAGACCATGCGCGCGTCCTCGTCGCGGAAGACGACGTTGTTGCGCTTACAGGTGCGCTCCAGGGAATTGTGGACGACGTCGGCGTAGGGCTTCCAGTCGCCCATGATCTCATCCAGGCGATAGGCCGCGAAGTTCTTGATGAACTCCGTCATCCGCGCCTCGTCGAGGATCGAGCCGTACAGATCGCGCGCGGCCTCCGCCATTTGAAAATTGATCAGCGTGCCGTGGCAATCGAAGGTGACGTATTTCGGCCGGAACTGGCTCATGGTCGCTTTCCTTGGGATGGGTCACGGGGGGGGCAAATGGAAGGGGCTCGATCGGCCCTGCCCTTCGATCCTAGCCCCGCCTCCACACCGGGCCTTACCGAATTGGCCGGCGCGAAAGCACAAAGTTCCGTTTCCGTCTCGGCGCTCAGCATTTGGTTGGGAGGGAAAGGGCGCCCGCACACCCTGACCGGGGAATGGAGGTGCCGTCGGCGGGTTCGACGGCAACGGTCGCGGCATAAGATGCGGCGGGGTGCCGCAGCAAAGGTGAAAGATGTCGCGGCGGCTGCAGCCTTCAGACAATCGTCCGGGGCCACTGCGCTCACTCTTGGAAGGAGAGGGTGAAAGGATTGGCCATGAGCAAAAATACGGTTTCCAAAAGAACGGCTCACTGTCTGGCCTTCGAGCCGAAGCATCTGAAGGACGCGCTCCTCCTGTCGCAGCAGGCGCAATGGCCGCACCGGTTGGAAGACTGGTCCCTGACCCTTTCGCTGAGCCAGGGCCTGGTCGCCTTGGACGCAGAGACGTCTCAGGTGGTCGGAACGGTGCTGATGACGCCCTATGGCGAGGATGCCGCCACCGTCAACATGGTCATCGTCGATGAAGGCTGGCGCGGGCAAGGTCTTGGCCGCCGTCTGATGGACGAGGCGATGGCATTGGCCGGCGCCCGTCCGCTACGTCTGACCGCGACCCGGGAAGGGCTTCCGCTTTATGAGAAGCTGGGCTTCCGCGAGGTCGGCATGGTCCTTCAGCACCAGGGAGAAGGCGGGCCGGTTCCGCCCTTTGCGGCGGAAGACGTCGCCCCCGCGGCCGCGGACGATCATGCCGTCATCGCCGCTCTGGACCGGCAGGCCTTCGGCGCCGACCGCAGTCTGCTGCTGGACCGGTTCGCCGAGGTCGGCTCCTTCACGCTGTTGCGGCGGAACGGCGCTGCCGTCGGGTTCGCGGCGCTGCGCGACTTCGGCCGCGGACAGGTCATCGGCCCGGTGGTGGCCCCCGACGCCGAGGGCGCCAAGGCCCTGATCGGCCCGATCATCGCCGCGCATCCGGGAAAATTCCTGCGGGTGGACACCACCGCCGGCACCGGCCTGGGCCCGTGGCTGGCCGATTGCGGCCTGCGCCATGTCGGCGGCGGCGTCGCCATGCGCCGGCCCGCTCCCGCGACGGCCGCCCAGCC
Above is a genomic segment from Azospirillum humicireducens containing:
- a CDS encoding NAD-dependent succinate-semialdehyde dehydrogenase, whose product is MTHHLTDSSLFRAQGLIGGRWCDGAAGRTIDVRNPATASSLGSVPDMDGTDAREAIAAAAAAYPAWKRRTHADRAALLERWHALMIENLEDLARILTLEQGKPLDEARGEIRYGASFVKWFAEEARRIGGTTIPSPTPDRRIVVLKEPVGVCGIITPWNFPNAMITRKVAPALAAGCTVVIKPSDFTPYSALALGVLAERAGIPAGVINILTGRPEAIGEELLANETVRKISFTGSTRVGSLLMRGAADGIKRLSLELGGNAPFIVFDDADLDQAVEGVLLSKFRNGGQTCVCANRILVQAGVYEAFRDRLVARVNAMRVGSGLEPGVAIGPMINEAAIAKIERHVADALAKGATVASSAMAAPGPQFVAPVVLTGATTDMLLASEETFGPVAPLFRFETEEEAIALANATPFGLAAYFYTQNLARSWRVGEALEAGMVGLNTGLISTEVAPFGGVKQSGLGREGAQVGIEEYLEMKTFHIGGLG
- a CDS encoding NAD(P)/FAD-dependent oxidoreductase, with the protein product MKFVSYWHDTAPAFTGGGEGVAEAVQGHYDVAIVGGGFTGLGAARQLAKAGARVIVLEAGRIGGGASGRNGGHLNNGLAHSFIAAKTALGTERAVALYRAFDQSIDTLEALIAEEGIACDFRRAGKLKMASKPAHFDAIARNFEAVHREVDPDTALLTAEELKGEVGSPFHGAMLSRKSAMMHMGRFVTGLAEAAVRHGAVLVENAPVGAVTRSGDRHTLSTPRGTLTAKEVLVATGAYTTPNFSHFRRRIISVGSFIIATRPLSDREIQSVVPGNRTYVTSMNIGNYFRLAPDRRLIFGGRARFSATSDQRSDAKSGEILRASLAKIFPQIASIDIDYCWGGLVDMTSDRYPRAGYQDGLWYAMGYSGHGAQLSTHLGMTMADTILGREDRNPLKGLSWPAVPGHFGKPWFLPLVGLYYKALDRIQ
- a CDS encoding haloacid dehalogenase type II — translated: MSQFRPKYVTFDCHGTLINFQMAEAARDLYGSILDEARMTEFIKNFAAYRLDEIMGDWKPYADVVHNSLERTCKRNNVVFRDEDARMVYERVPTWGPHADVPAGLAKVAKEIPLVILSNAMNDQIPSNVAKLGAPFHAVYTAEQAQAYKPRFKAFEYMFDMLGCGPEDILHCSSSFRYDLMSAHDLGIRNKVWVNRGHEPANPYYGYTEIRDISGLPGVVGL
- a CDS encoding GNAT family N-acetyltransferase is translated as MSKNTVSKRTAHCLAFEPKHLKDALLLSQQAQWPHRLEDWSLTLSLSQGLVALDAETSQVVGTVLMTPYGEDAATVNMVIVDEGWRGQGLGRRLMDEAMALAGARPLRLTATREGLPLYEKLGFREVGMVLQHQGEGGPVPPFAAEDVAPAAADDHAVIAALDRQAFGADRSLLLDRFAEVGSFTLLRRNGAAVGFAALRDFGRGQVIGPVVAPDAEGAKALIGPIIAAHPGKFLRVDTTAGTGLGPWLADCGLRHVGGGVAMRRPAPATAAQPSAPVSTFALASQALG